A stretch of Triticum aestivum cultivar Chinese Spring chromosome 1D, IWGSC CS RefSeq v2.1, whole genome shotgun sequence DNA encodes these proteins:
- the LOC123183218 gene encoding uncharacterized protein isoform X1 codes for MLRLRRCVLTQLLSFPSASPTSQIHRLISAAAPAPSFAVQDYLVASCGLSRAQALKASTKLSHLKSPTKPDAVLSFLAGHGFSSSDVAAVVAGDPKVLCSRVEGYLVPVVAQLTGLGLSRSQVARLISYCQGNLHLTSIVSKLQYYLPLFGSIDNTLRVLKRGFYLISSDLERVVKPNVATLRDSGLGDCDIAKLCIRNPWLLTTNVESIRAMVSCAESLGVPRGSRMFRHAVSAVAYLSEEKIAAKAGYLKKTFRWSDAEVSIAVSKHPILLTRSKDFLRSRSEFLISEVGLEPAYIAHRPVLLSYSLEGRLRPRYYVVKFLKENELLDCDRDYYSAVMRTEKVFMEKYICPHMEAAPHLAEDYAEACRAFGCHCTDNASLPPFIV; via the exons atgctCCGGCTCCGGCGCTGCGTCCTCACTCAGCTCCTCTCGTTTCCCTCCGCCTCTCCCACCTCCCAGATCCACCGCCTCATCTCCGCCGCAGCGCCCGCCCCTAGCTTCGCCGTGCAGGACTACCTCGTCGCCAGCTGCGGCCTCTCCCGAGCGCAGGCACTCAAGGCCTCCACCAAGCTCTCCCACCTCAAATCCCCCACCAAGCCCGACGCCGTGCTCTCCTTCCTCGCCGGCCACGGCTTCTCCAGCTCcgacgtcgccgccgtcgtcgcggGAGACCCCAAGGTACTCTGCTCCAGAGTGGAGGGATACCTTGTCCCCGTCGTCGCCCAGCTCACCGGCCTCGGCCTCTCGCGTTCTCAGGTCGCGCGCCTCATCTCCTACTGCCAAGGCAACTTACATCTCACATCCATCGTCTCCAAGCTGCAGTACTACCTGCCCCTCTTCGGTTCCATCGACAACACCCTTCGAGTTCTCAAGCGCGGCTTTTACCTTATCTCGTCTGATCTTGAGAGGGTGGTCAAGCCCAATGTCGCAACCCTGCGGGACTCGGGGCTGGGTGATTGCGACATTGCCAAGCTGTGCATCCGTAATCCATGGCTGCTCACAACCAATGTAGAATCCATCCGGGCAATGGTGTCATGCGCTGAAAGTCTTGGTGTGCCCCGTGGATCTCGGATGTTCAGGCATGCCGTGTCTGCTGTTGCGTACCTCAGCGAGGAGAAGATCGCCGCTAAAGCGGGGTACTTGAAGAAGACCTTTAGGTGGTCAGATGCCGAGGTCAGCATTGCTGTGTCCAAGCATCCAATCTTGCTGACAAGGTCTAAGGACTTTCTGCGGAGCAGATCAGAGTTCCTCATCTCTGAGGTGGGGCTGGAACCGGCATACATTGCTCATCGTCCGGTATTGCTCTCTTACAGCCTGGAGGGTCGTCTCAGGCCCCGGTACTATGTTGTAAAGTTTCTCAAGGAAAATGAATTGCTAGATTGCGACCGGGACTACTATTCTGCAGTAATGCGGACCGAGAAGGTATTCATGGAGAAGTACATATGCCCTCACATGGAAGCTGCACCGCACCTCGCTGAAGACTATGCGGAAGCTTGCAGAG CATTTGGATGCCATTGTACAGATAATGCGTCTCTGCCCCCATTCATTGTTTGA
- the LOC123183218 gene encoding transcription termination factor 3, mitochondrial isoform X2, protein MLRLRRCVLTQLLSFPSASPTSQIHRLISAAAPAPSFAVQDYLVASCGLSRAQALKASTKLSHLKSPTKPDAVLSFLAGHGFSSSDVAAVVAGDPKVLCSRVEGYLVPVVAQLTGLGLSRSQVARLISYCQGNLHLTSIVSKLQYYLPLFGSIDNTLRVLKRGFYLISSDLERVVKPNVATLRDSGLGDCDIAKLCIRNPWLLTTNVESIRAMVSCAESLGVPRGSRMFRHAVSAVAYLSEEKIAAKAGYLKKTFRWSDAEVSIAVSKHPILLTRSKDFLRSRSEFLISEVGLEPAYIAHRPVLLSYSLEGRLRPRYYVVKFLKENELLDCDRDYYSAVMRTEKVFMEKYICPHMEAAPHLAEDYAEACRGDL, encoded by the exons atgctCCGGCTCCGGCGCTGCGTCCTCACTCAGCTCCTCTCGTTTCCCTCCGCCTCTCCCACCTCCCAGATCCACCGCCTCATCTCCGCCGCAGCGCCCGCCCCTAGCTTCGCCGTGCAGGACTACCTCGTCGCCAGCTGCGGCCTCTCCCGAGCGCAGGCACTCAAGGCCTCCACCAAGCTCTCCCACCTCAAATCCCCCACCAAGCCCGACGCCGTGCTCTCCTTCCTCGCCGGCCACGGCTTCTCCAGCTCcgacgtcgccgccgtcgtcgcggGAGACCCCAAGGTACTCTGCTCCAGAGTGGAGGGATACCTTGTCCCCGTCGTCGCCCAGCTCACCGGCCTCGGCCTCTCGCGTTCTCAGGTCGCGCGCCTCATCTCCTACTGCCAAGGCAACTTACATCTCACATCCATCGTCTCCAAGCTGCAGTACTACCTGCCCCTCTTCGGTTCCATCGACAACACCCTTCGAGTTCTCAAGCGCGGCTTTTACCTTATCTCGTCTGATCTTGAGAGGGTGGTCAAGCCCAATGTCGCAACCCTGCGGGACTCGGGGCTGGGTGATTGCGACATTGCCAAGCTGTGCATCCGTAATCCATGGCTGCTCACAACCAATGTAGAATCCATCCGGGCAATGGTGTCATGCGCTGAAAGTCTTGGTGTGCCCCGTGGATCTCGGATGTTCAGGCATGCCGTGTCTGCTGTTGCGTACCTCAGCGAGGAGAAGATCGCCGCTAAAGCGGGGTACTTGAAGAAGACCTTTAGGTGGTCAGATGCCGAGGTCAGCATTGCTGTGTCCAAGCATCCAATCTTGCTGACAAGGTCTAAGGACTTTCTGCGGAGCAGATCAGAGTTCCTCATCTCTGAGGTGGGGCTGGAACCGGCATACATTGCTCATCGTCCGGTATTGCTCTCTTACAGCCTGGAGGGTCGTCTCAGGCCCCGGTACTATGTTGTAAAGTTTCTCAAGGAAAATGAATTGCTAGATTGCGACCGGGACTACTATTCTGCAGTAATGCGGACCGAGAAGGTATTCATGGAGAAGTACATATGCCCTCACATGGAAGCTGCACCGCACCTCGCTGAAGACTATGCGGAAGCTTGCAGAG GTGACTTGTGA